A section of the Streptomyces sp. Je 1-369 genome encodes:
- a CDS encoding pirin family protein — protein MSNLDREAVPSLCGGRGFVVAEPVRELLSPRRVTLGESTEVRRLLPNLGRRMVGAWCFVDHYGPDDIADEPGMQVPPHPHMGLQTVSWLHDGEVLHRDSTGGLQTIRPRELGLMTSGRAISHSEESPRPHARFLHGAQLWVALPDSDRHTSPHFEHHAELPRITAPGLTATLLLGTLDGSTSPGTTYTPIVGADLALSRGADVRLPLERDFEYAVLAMSGETHVDGVPVLPGSMLYLGCGRTELALRAESEAGLMLLGGEPFEEELVMWWNFVGRSHEEIEQARGDWMTGSRFGEVKGYDGAPLPAPELPPVALKPRGRVR, from the coding sequence ATGAGCAATCTCGATCGCGAGGCGGTCCCCTCCTTGTGCGGCGGCCGGGGATTCGTCGTCGCGGAACCGGTACGGGAGCTCCTCAGCCCGCGGCGGGTCACCCTCGGCGAGTCCACGGAGGTCCGTCGCCTGCTGCCGAACCTCGGGCGCCGCATGGTCGGAGCCTGGTGCTTCGTCGATCACTACGGCCCCGACGACATCGCCGACGAGCCCGGCATGCAGGTGCCGCCCCACCCGCACATGGGCCTGCAGACCGTCAGCTGGCTGCACGACGGCGAGGTGCTGCACCGCGACTCCACCGGCGGCCTGCAGACGATCCGCCCCCGCGAGCTGGGCCTGATGACCTCGGGGCGCGCGATCTCCCACTCCGAGGAGAGCCCGCGCCCGCACGCCCGCTTCCTGCACGGCGCGCAGCTGTGGGTGGCCCTGCCCGACAGCGACCGCCACACGTCCCCGCACTTCGAGCACCACGCGGAGCTGCCGCGGATCACGGCCCCCGGCCTGACCGCGACGCTCCTCCTGGGCACCCTGGACGGCTCGACGTCACCCGGCACGACGTACACACCGATCGTCGGCGCGGACCTCGCCCTGTCCCGCGGCGCGGACGTACGCCTCCCGCTGGAACGGGACTTCGAGTACGCGGTCCTCGCCATGTCGGGCGAGACCCACGTCGACGGCGTACCCGTCCTCCCCGGCTCGATGCTCTACCTGGGCTGCGGCCGCACGGAACTCGCCCTGCGCGCGGAGTCGGAGGCGGGCCTGATGCTCCTGGGCGGCGAGCCGTTCGAGGAGGAGCTCGTCATGTGGTGGAACTTCGTGGGCCGCAGCCATGAGGAGATCGAGCAGGCGCGAGGTGACTGGATGACGGGTTCCCGCTTCGGCGAGGTGAAGGGTTACGACGGCGCGCCGCTACCCGCCCCGGAGCTGCCGCCGGTGGCGCTGAAGCCGCGGGGTCGGGTGCGTTGA
- the dapF gene encoding diaminopimelate epimerase: MSAKFTLAGSEPPGRAVPFAKGHSLGNDFVILDDPAARLRLSGHDVAAICDRHVGIGSDGLLHLTACSTRTSAQAPASGVSWFMDVRNADGSWDTMCGNGLRVLTRYLVDTGLCRPGEHTIATRAGLRRVQADATNSRPQAAVRTWMPPPLILPPYDLTVTAAGSRRPAVHVDVGTPHAVTFLDALDPGLNLRPPPSVAPAAAFAEGITISLVAALDDRTLEVRVHERGVGETPACGTAACAAVAAHRHRRRSTATATYTVRFPGGALEVTVLPGGTMQLSGPAVIVAYGTLLLPQAR, translated from the coding sequence ATGTCGGCCAAGTTCACACTCGCAGGTTCAGAGCCGCCAGGCCGGGCCGTACCTTTCGCCAAAGGCCATAGCCTCGGCAACGACTTCGTCATCCTCGATGACCCGGCGGCGCGCCTGCGCCTGTCCGGGCATGATGTTGCCGCCATCTGTGACCGCCACGTCGGGATCGGCAGTGACGGCCTGCTCCATCTCACCGCATGCAGCACGCGGACCAGCGCCCAGGCTCCGGCGTCCGGCGTCTCGTGGTTCATGGACGTCCGTAACGCCGACGGCTCCTGGGACACGATGTGCGGCAACGGTCTACGGGTCCTTACCCGCTACCTTGTGGACACCGGCCTGTGCAGGCCAGGAGAGCACACCATCGCCACCCGAGCCGGCCTCCGTCGTGTCCAAGCAGACGCCACGAACTCGCGGCCCCAGGCTGCGGTACGGACCTGGATGCCCCCGCCACTCATCCTGCCGCCCTACGACCTCACTGTGACAGCCGCCGGTTCACGGCGCCCCGCCGTTCACGTGGACGTCGGTACACCCCATGCCGTCACGTTCCTCGACGCCCTTGATCCTGGTCTCAACCTGCGTCCCCCGCCCTCTGTCGCTCCGGCCGCCGCGTTTGCGGAAGGCATCACCATCAGCCTTGTCGCGGCTCTGGACGATCGGACACTGGAAGTTCGTGTCCACGAGCGCGGTGTGGGGGAGACCCCAGCCTGCGGCACCGCCGCATGCGCGGCTGTCGCGGCTCACCGCCACCGGCGCCGCAGCACCGCGACGGCGACCTACACGGTCCGCTTCCCCGGCGGCGCCCTCGAGGTCACCGTATTGCCCGGCGGGACCATGCAACTGTCCGGCCCCGCCGTGATCGTCGCCTACGGAACCCTCCTCCTCCCGCAGGCCAGATGA
- a CDS encoding DinB family protein: MIKHVPFNGSEKQSLHASLDRHRDAVLWKLDELNDDALRRPMTPSGTNLLSLVKHLATVEYGWFCTTFGRETEPFWFDPFTEDMLVAASETTVQIVEFYGRARAAADATIAELDLDDLGTAWNGNRVSLRWVLIHMLEDTARHAGHMDIVRELLDGTTGDHPQP; encoded by the coding sequence ATGATCAAGCATGTGCCGTTCAACGGCAGTGAGAAGCAGAGTCTGCACGCGAGCCTCGACCGGCACCGCGATGCGGTCCTCTGGAAGCTCGATGAGTTGAACGATGACGCGCTACGGCGGCCGATGACTCCATCAGGGACGAATCTGCTGAGCCTGGTGAAGCATCTGGCGACCGTCGAGTACGGGTGGTTCTGCACGACGTTCGGACGCGAGACCGAGCCGTTCTGGTTCGATCCCTTCACGGAAGACATGCTCGTGGCCGCGAGTGAAACCACCGTACAGATCGTGGAGTTCTACGGACGGGCTCGGGCAGCCGCGGACGCGACGATCGCCGAGCTGGACCTCGACGACCTGGGCACTGCCTGGAACGGCAACAGGGTGTCCTTGCGCTGGGTCCTCATCCATATGCTTGAGGACACCGCCCGGCACGCGGGCCACATGGACATCGTGCGTGAACTCCTCGACGGCACCACCGGGGACCACCCGCAGCCCTGA
- a CDS encoding tetratricopeptide repeat protein, which translates to MTYYDHGTAAERWERAQLFFDAKEYATAARILDTLADEAPEQVAPRLLLARAYYHSAQLGRAELALCKVIELDPVESYVRLMLGRTLQRQNRPDDAAPHLRMAAALNGDFAKV; encoded by the coding sequence ATGACCTACTACGACCACGGGACCGCGGCCGAGCGCTGGGAGCGTGCGCAGCTCTTCTTCGACGCCAAGGAGTACGCCACGGCGGCCCGCATCCTCGACACCCTGGCCGACGAGGCGCCGGAGCAGGTCGCCCCGCGGCTGCTGCTCGCTCGCGCCTACTATCACTCCGCCCAACTGGGGCGCGCCGAGCTGGCGTTGTGCAAGGTGATCGAGCTCGACCCGGTCGAGAGCTACGTCCGGCTCATGCTCGGACGCACCCTGCAGCGGCAGAACCGCCCCGACGACGCGGCGCCCCACCTGCGCATGGCCGCCGCGCTGAACGGGGACTTCGCGAAGGTCTGA
- the crcB gene encoding fluoride efflux transporter CrcB, which translates to MRTGAPCDGRRRVGGTLTRDEGRVVAAVAAGGGLGAAARYAVSLGWPTAPESFPFPTLLVNAAGCAAIGVLMVLVTEVRTAHPLVRPFLGTGFLGGFTTFSTYAVDIERLVRDGHARTGLAYLALTLIAALAAVWGAVWTTRRAAAAVGRRA; encoded by the coding sequence TTGCGAACGGGTGCGCCCTGTGACGGGCGCCGGCGAGTAGGAGGAACGTTGACGCGGGACGAAGGAAGGGTCGTCGCGGCGGTGGCCGCGGGCGGCGGCCTGGGCGCGGCGGCCCGGTACGCGGTCTCGTTGGGGTGGCCGACGGCCCCCGAAAGCTTCCCCTTCCCGACGCTCCTCGTGAACGCCGCGGGCTGCGCCGCGATCGGCGTCCTCATGGTGCTGGTCACGGAGGTGCGGACGGCCCACCCCTTGGTACGGCCGTTCCTCGGCACGGGTTTCCTCGGCGGATTCACCACGTTCTCGACGTACGCCGTGGACATCGAACGCCTCGTACGCGACGGCCACGCCCGTACGGGCCTCGCCTACCTGGCCCTGACCCTGATCGCGGCGCTGGCGGCGGTGTGGGGCGCGGTGTGGACGACGCGCCGGGCGGCGGCGGCAGTGGGGCGGCGGGCGTGA
- a CDS encoding cytochrome P450, which translates to MSEKTVAFPQDRTCPYQPPAAYDPLRTGPPICRVTLFDGRSAWLVSGHAEARALLSDDRLSADRHNLSFPASSRRLQDARGYAALFGADDPTHNTQRRMLIPRFALKRTQALRPWIQETVDGLIESMTATSPHAELVGDFALPLASMVTCEVLGVPYADHEFFVIQSRRLHNGPEAADVDDARTQLNGYLHKLIEDKRQKRGSGLLDELIVQRLETGEIDVQQLADLTSALLVAGHETTANMIALGAFTLLSHPEQLAELRDDPSLMPTAVEELMRFLSIADGMFRVATQDIDIGGVTVRTGDGVIFSTSVINRDEAVFDEPDTLNWHRPTRHHLGFGFGVHQCLGQNLARAEMEIALGTLFERLPGLRLAGEPGQIPVKPGHDTIQGVVELPVTW; encoded by the coding sequence ATGTCCGAGAAGACCGTTGCCTTCCCTCAGGACCGAACCTGCCCCTACCAGCCGCCAGCGGCCTACGACCCCCTACGGACGGGGCCGCCGATCTGCCGGGTCACCCTCTTCGACGGCCGCTCCGCCTGGCTGGTCTCCGGGCACGCGGAAGCGCGCGCCTTGCTCTCCGACGACCGGCTCTCCGCCGACCGACACAACCTCTCCTTCCCGGCCTCCAGCAGGCGTCTGCAGGACGCGCGGGGCTACGCCGCCCTGTTCGGCGCCGACGACCCCACCCACAACACGCAGCGGCGGATGCTCATCCCGCGCTTCGCGCTGAAGCGCACCCAAGCGCTGCGTCCCTGGATCCAGGAGACCGTGGACGGGCTGATCGAGTCGATGACCGCGACCAGCCCTCACGCTGAACTGGTCGGCGACTTCGCTCTGCCGCTGGCATCGATGGTGACCTGCGAGGTACTCGGCGTCCCGTATGCGGACCACGAGTTCTTCGTGATCCAGTCCCGGCGGCTGCACAACGGCCCGGAAGCCGCCGACGTGGACGACGCCCGCACGCAGCTCAACGGCTATCTCCACAAGCTCATCGAAGACAAACGTCAAAAGCGGGGCAGCGGGCTGCTGGACGAACTGATCGTCCAGCGCCTGGAGACCGGCGAGATCGATGTCCAGCAGCTGGCCGACCTGACCTCGGCCCTGCTCGTCGCGGGTCACGAAACCACCGCCAACATGATCGCGCTCGGCGCGTTCACCCTACTCAGCCACCCCGAGCAACTCGCCGAGCTGCGCGACGACCCCTCCCTGATGCCGACGGCGGTGGAGGAGCTGATGCGGTTCCTGTCGATCGCGGACGGCATGTTCCGCGTGGCCACCCAGGACATCGATATCGGCGGGGTGACCGTCCGCACCGGCGACGGGGTGATCTTCTCCACCTCGGTGATCAACCGTGACGAGGCCGTCTTCGACGAGCCCGACACCCTCAACTGGCACCGGCCTACCCGGCACCACCTGGGATTCGGCTTCGGCGTCCACCAGTGCCTGGGCCAGAACCTGGCCCGTGCAGAGATGGAGATCGCACTCGGCACCCTCTTCGAACGGCTGCCCGGGCTGCGGCTGGCGGGCGAGCCGGGTCAGATTCCGGTCAAGCCCGGGCACGACACCATCCAGGGCGTCGTCGAACTTCCCGTGACGTGGTGA
- the crcB gene encoding fluoride efflux transporter CrcB: protein MNWLLVIVGGMIGAPLRHLTDVALRKRYGTDFPWGILTVNVAGCLILGVLTGAVVAGAASSHAQLFLGTGLCGALTTYSTFSYETLRLAESGNRFYAAANALGSVSAGLGAAFAGAAAAEALWR, encoded by the coding sequence GTGAACTGGCTGCTTGTGATCGTCGGCGGCATGATCGGCGCACCCTTGCGCCACCTGACCGACGTGGCTCTGCGGAAACGGTACGGCACCGACTTCCCCTGGGGCATCCTCACCGTCAACGTCGCGGGCTGCCTGATCCTCGGCGTACTGACCGGCGCGGTCGTGGCGGGCGCCGCGTCGTCGCACGCCCAGCTGTTCCTCGGCACGGGCCTGTGCGGGGCGCTGACGACGTACTCGACCTTCTCGTACGAGACACTGCGCCTCGCCGAGAGCGGCAACCGGTTCTACGCGGCGGCCAACGCGCTGGGAAGCGTGTCGGCGGGCCTCGGCGCGGCGTTCGCGGGGGCGGCCGCGGCCGAGGCCCTGTGGAGGTGA